The DNA window ATTGGGAACCAATCAGAATTAGACGTAACCGCGTGTGATATCGCCTATTATCATCAAGGTGAAGATCTTAAAAATAAAGGTCTCCAAGATGTTGAACATGCGATGGAACATATGGAAAAGGCGAAAAGTAATTATGTTTGGGATTATTTTAAAGATGTAGAAGATCTTCGAACCCATCGATTGAGTGCATTAAAGGACTGCGCCAATGATATGAGAGAAAACGAGGAACGATACGTTCCTGTTACATTACCTTCTTTGCCATTTAAAGATGCAGAATTTGATGTTCTTCTTTCTGCTCATTTTTTATTTATGTATAGTGACCGATTAGATTACCAATTTCATATTGCCACAATCAATGAACTGTTAAGGGTGACGAAAGAGGAAATCCGTATTTTTCCTTTAATTGATTTAGAAGGAAAGCGATATGAACATTTAGATAAATTAATCAGCTATCTTGCTAATCATGGATGTACAGTCGAAGAAGTACAAGTGCCATATGAATTTCAGGCAAATGCGAACTCGATGTTAAAAATAAAAAAAGAATAGAAAAGAAAGGGGCAACGTCCAACGTTGCCCCTTTCCTTTAGATAAACCTTGTTACATAAGGGCTTGTTTGGCTAATTGGTTCCGGAAACTCACATTATGGTAACTAATATAATGCTCAGGATAGGGGCAATTACTAGAGAAAAATAATCAATAAAAACACCGTTTCAAATAAACGGTGTAATAAAAATTTGTCCTAAAATAATTTAGCTTGGATCATTTTCATCTAAAGAGAGAGTAGTTACGTTAGTATATTCTCCTTTAGAAATTTCCTCTGGGGTTGCGTCTTTTTGCAATTCATCCTCAGTATTCATTCCTTCTGCAATTGTGGGTTTATCAGTTGAGGTTTTTTGTTTTTTCATCTATTACACTCCTTTCAGGTTTATTTTCCCCAACAATAAACCTTTCATCCTCTGGTTATAAATGAAAAAACTTTTAAACGCGCTACTTAGCATATGATTTCCGACAGTCTCTGTTATGTAAATTAGAAACAAATATTCTATACATCATTCTTTTCAACAACCTATTTCCTACATAAAAAAATCGAGATTTACTCTTTTTCGTACGTAAGAGTAATGTTTGCTTTACGATTGGCCACGAACAATTTTCTCTTCTAGTTTACATGTCCATTTATAGTATCCCAATAAAATCATAAGAAGGATAGGATTGATAGCTGATGAATACCACCAATCCCACCAGCCATATCTAAAGTATCCCCAAGGTTCAGGAAGCAATGTAAGAACTTCATAAAGGACTAATGCTATATCCCAATAGATTAAGTATATTATTTTTTTACTGAGTAAATTTCTATAAGGAAACCAATTCAAAAATATTATATTTACAGGGGGAATTAATATAGCATGGGCGGGAAATGCCTTCCAATCCACCCCTTTTGTAAAGTACCAATAACCATGATATTTAAAATTCACATAAAGATCAAAAGTTAATTGAAATGCAGTTGTAAATATCCAAATATGGAGTATTTGATTTGCTGTTAGTCTTTTATTTACGATAAAAGCAATAAGATTAAATGCAATAATTGCAATAATAAGTCCTATCATCACTAACTTCCTTTTTTTTTATTAATTATCCCCATACATATCAGTGTAATACCTCAATGTGAAATTTAGGTTCCTCATTGGGAATGTTTTTTAGGTAATAAAGAGCTACATAAAACAACAAGATGCTCAAATAATAAAATGGAAATTAAAGTGTTGTATATCATTATAAAGGGGGTAAATCCATGGATAAAAGGATAGAGAATTTTTGGAGAGTCAGGTCCTTACAAGATAAAATAGCAGAATTAGATATAAAGTATTGGTTACACGATGAATTTTTAACAGGAAGCTGGTGGTTGCTTCTTGTTTTTCTTATTCTTCCTTGGATCATTTGGAGTATCTTTTTAAACCGTAAACAAATCCTTGAAATCTTATTGTTTGGTACCTTCATTATCATCATTACATTTCTTCTAGATCTTATTGGAATTATGTTTCGTTTCTGGGGGTACATTACGCAATTCCTACCCATTTATCCTGGCGCTTTACCTTTTGATTTCAGCATGGTTCCAGTTACGTTCATGTTTTTGTATCAATATTTTAGAACCTGGAGATCCTTTATTGTTTCACTTATATGTATGGCTAGTGCATTTTCTTTTATTGGTGAACCTTTTTCTATATGGGCGCATCTTGTCATCTATATAAAATGGAAATATATATACTCTTTTATTTATTATATTGTAATTGGAATTATAGTAAGAGCTTGTGTTGAAAAATTAGTTGCTATCTCTAAGTCCCAGCGATTATTACAGTAATGATTACTACCTTTAAAACATTCTTAAAGTATATTCATTCATATTAGTATCGGAATTAGGATATTATCTCTTAAATAAAAAAGATTAGCTTTTTTAGAGCTAATCTTTTTATTTAACTATCTAGAAATTGTGATTATGTTAACTAAAATTGTGCATCATTCATTTACCTTTTAAGCTTTTCTCTTAAATTGTTCTTTCACATAAGCACAAGTTCGTTTATGTTCACGAGAAAAGAAATGATCTTGTTTATAATATACTCTAACTTCGCAAGAAGGACAGACAAAAAAGCCCATTTTTATTTTATCTTGATTTACCTCATGCGCATAAAACTCTCCTGTAGCTTTAAACATTAACACATGTTTAGCTTTTTCAACTTTTGCTCGCATAATCATATCCTCCTCCACCACATTTTTCATCTATTTCTATGATAAGGGTTATATGGTAAGAACACAAAATAAAAAAAGGCCTTTCTCATGCATCCTTGACTCACATACTTTCCAATGCTGCTCTCTTTTTTTAAAGAAGAAGCTAATTTGATCTTATATAACCTTTTAAAGGGTTCTGGTGCAAAGATTCCATTTGTTTGAAAAAGGTATATAGATTCCTAATCAGTTTGTTCTTATACAGCTATTCCAAATAATAGATAAATGAACTGTATTTGATTTTGGACAGACTTCTCCCTTTGGAGAGTTTGTCCTTTTTTGATCATGTGCATAGCCTCTATTCCTGCAATAATCTGTTTGGCAGTCCGTAAGGACTTTAATCCAAGCATCGGGCGAATACGTTTTTTGATAAAGCGATGATCCTGCTCGACGATATTATTAAGATATTGGACTTGCCTTAGTTGGATGCCTTCAGGCATCTGCTTTTCTTCTTTTAACTCTTGGATGGCAATGGGATAAGCCGGGTTCTTATCTACTGTTATCACACGAGGCATAGAAACGTGTGATAAAGCCAAGGCTTTCCTAAAAAAGCGCTTGGCTGCTCGTTTATCTCTTGATTCACTTAAATAAAAATCAATCGTATTTCCTTCTGAATCAACGGCACGATACAGATACATCCATTGACCTTTAATTTTTACATAGGTTTCATCAACTCTCCAAGAATCATTAGTTGACTTAAGATGACGCCGTACTCGCTCATTTAATTCAGGACCATACTGATGAACCCAGCGCATGATGGTTGTATGACCCATAGATAAACCTCGTTCTTCCATCATTTCGATTAAATCACGAAAACTGAGGTTGTACCGTAGGTACCATCTGACTGTTAGCAAAATAAGGTCCGGCTGATAATGTTTCCACTTAAATAAATTCTGCTTTTCTATACTAATCACGTCCCTTTTTAGATTAATAGTATTAGTATGTCCAAGTTTAAAAGATTACTTGCAAATGTATTAAACTTTTTGCACCAGAACCAATTTGAGGAAGGTACATTAACTTTGCTAGACCTTTACGGTACAAATCACGATCCTAAGATTTGGGACAATCCTGATGTATTCAATCCCGATCGTTTTACAAGATGGGAAGGAAGCCCATTCAGTTTCATTCCA is part of the Priestia aryabhattai genome and encodes:
- a CDS encoding SAM-dependent methyltransferase, encoding MSRVEQSTKLELERIVFIGRTFEEYLDMFSLSKEDLEGKKILDCPAGACSFTAIGNQSELDVTACDIAYYHQGEDLKNKGLQDVEHAMEHMEKAKSNYVWDYFKDVEDLRTHRLSALKDCANDMRENEERYVPVTLPSLPFKDAEFDVLLSAHFLFMYSDRLDYQFHIATINELLRVTKEEIRIFPLIDLEGKRYEHLDKLISYLANHGCTVEEVQVPYEFQANANSMLKIKKE
- a CDS encoding CBO0543 family protein, translating into MDKRIENFWRVRSLQDKIAELDIKYWLHDEFLTGSWWLLLVFLILPWIIWSIFLNRKQILEILLFGTFIIIITFLLDLIGIMFRFWGYITQFLPIYPGALPFDFSMVPVTFMFLYQYFRTWRSFIVSLICMASAFSFIGEPFSIWAHLVIYIKWKYIYSFIYYIVIGIIVRACVEKLVAISKSQRLLQ
- a CDS encoding IS6 family transposase translates to MEKQNLFKWKHYQPDLILLTVRWYLRYNLSFRDLIEMMEERGLSMGHTTIMRWVHQYGPELNERVRRHLKSTNDSWRVDETYVKIKGQWMYLYRAVDSEGNTIDFYLSESRDKRAAKRFFRKALALSHVSMPRVITVDKNPAYPIAIQELKEEKQMPEGIQLRQVQYLNNIVEQDHRFIKKRIRPMLGLKSLRTAKQIIAGIEAMHMIKKGQTLQREKSVQNQIQFIYLLFGIAV